From one Rhodamnia argentea isolate NSW1041297 chromosome 1, ASM2092103v1, whole genome shotgun sequence genomic stretch:
- the LOC115738912 gene encoding COBRA-like protein 5 produces MEATLWTPLLCLLSLMAIFTSTRGGGDPLDLNGNITLRWDVMSWTPDGYVALVNIANYQQYRTVMEPGWRLQWTWARKEVIWSTVGARPLHRGDCSSFKGNMPASCMRSPTIVDLTADVPLTDQIAGCCKGGVLLTQLQDARKSTAEFQIAVGNAGTTKKTVQMPKNYTLTVPGGRYSCSTAKIVRPTQFLSPDRRRITQALMTWQVVCRHTPPRGYKPPCCVSLSSDRGLKIPCGTCACNCKPSDARSCAPKSPVQCTNHMCPVSINWHLLSRSKGSVRWFEVSISNLNRRANYTDWILMIQHPVAQKFASADTNYWSLPPKLGSMEVVWGIKHYSRGLGPLGSGRSTAKFEISYEGSPGKWNFSSNVFFNGDRCANPPLPR; encoded by the exons ATGGAGGCCACCCTCTGGACTCCATTGCTATGTCTCCTCTCGCTCATGGCAATCTTCACCAGCActcgcggcggcggcgatcCCCTCGACCTCAACGGCAACATCACCTTACGGTGGGACGTCATGTCGTGGACGCCGGATGGTTACGTG GCATTAGTCAACATCGCAAACTACCAGCAATATCGGACGGTGATGGAGCCCGGTTGGAGACTCCAGTGGACGTGGGCGCGGAAGGAGGTCATATGGAGCACGGTCGGGGCACGCCCGCTGCACCGAGGAGATTGCTCTTCGTTCAAGGGTAACATGCCCGCATCCTGCATGCGCAGCCCGACCATCGTCGATCTGACTGCTGATGTGCCCTTGACGGACCAGATCGCGGGCTGTTGCAAGGGGGGAGTCCTGTTGACCCAGCTCCAGGATGCTCGGAAGTCAACGGCGGAGTTCCAGATCGCCGTGGGGAATGCAGGGACGACGAAGAAGACGGTACAGATGCCCAAGAACTACACTCTGACCGTGCCGGGCGGCCGGTACTCTTGCTCGACCGCGAAGATCGTGCGGCCCACCCAATTCTTGTCCCCAGATCGGAGGAGGATCACTCAAGCCTTGA TGACGTGGCAGGTGGTGTGCCGCCACACTCCGCCGCGAGGGTACAAGCCGCCGTGCTGCGTGTCCTTGTCCTCCGATCGTGGGCTGAAGATCCCGTGCGGTACGTGCGCGTGCAATTGCAAGCCCTCCGACGCCAGGTCGTGCGCTCC gAAATCGCCGGTCCAATGCACCAACCACATGTGCCCGGTCAGCATAAATTGGCACTTGCTGTCCAGAAGCAAAGGAAGCGTTCGGTGGTTTGAGGTGTCGATATCGAACCTGAATCGCCGCGCAAATTACACGGATTGGATCCTCATGATTCAGCATCCGGTGGCACAAAAGTTTGCTAGTGCCGACACAAACTACTGGTCGCTGCCGCCCAAGCTTG GGAGCATGGAAGTGGTGTGGGGGATCAAACACTACAGTCGAGGGCTAGGGCCGCTCGGAAGCGGTCGTTCCACGGCGAAGTTCGAAATAAGTTACGAAGGAAGTCCTGGGAAATGGAACTTCTCAAGCAATGTTTTCTTCAACGGCGATCGATGTGCCAATCCGCCTCTACCTCGATGA
- the LOC115738913 gene encoding uncharacterized protein LOC115738913 — protein MKIKNKGKVHPSPSSSASHSSCGASRDVLSVTRLLPAAILALVSVLSLEDREVLAYMITRSLDTTTPAASDGSGRKKQQPPKRGAAASPSFDCDCFDCYRSYWHRWDSSPNRELIHQAIEAFEDHLALGELSMNKNGGGGRGKAKRRERDSKMARRAVSGQPEPEPEPQMPVIETAPPSESEDRVLVPLENEVVFSPTPVTSPERARTEKLPEEAELSCQPPAAAQVVGDVAARSARAAVSSHKGLARKVLPDVLGILNSRLWSLWSPNM, from the coding sequence ATGAAGATAAAGAACAAAGGCAAAGTCCACCCATCTCCCTCCTCTTCCGCTTCCCACTCTTCTTGCGGCGCCAGCAGAGACGTCCTCTCCGTCACAAGGCTCTTGCCGGCAGCCATCCTCGCCCTCGTCTCCGTCCTCTCCCTCGAGGACCGCGAGGTCCTCGCCTACATGATCACCAGGTCCCTCGACACCACGACTCCCGCCGCCAGCGACGGCTCCGGCAGGAAGAAGCAGCAGCCGCCGAAGAGGGGGGCGGCGGCGTCGCCCAGCTTCGACTGCGACTGCTTCGACTGCTACCGGAGCTACTGGCACAGGTGGGACTCGTCGCCCAACAGAGAGCTCATCCATCAGGCCATCGAGGCCTTCGAGGACCATCTCGCCCTCGGCGAGCTCAGCATGAACAagaacggcggcggcggccgaggCAAGGCCAAGCGACGCGAGCGTGACAGCAAAATGGCCCGTCGGGCCGTCTCGGGCCaacccgagcccgagcccgaacCCCAGATGCCCGTGATCGAGACTGCCCCGCCGTCCGAGTCCGAGGACAGAGTCCTCGTTCCGCTGGAGAATGAAGTGGTGTTTTCACCTACGCCGGTTACCTCTCCGGAGAGGGCTAGAACGGAGAAGCTTCCTGAGGAGGCCGAGCTGAGCTGCCAGCCTCCGGCTGCGGCTCAGGTGGTTGGCGACGTGGCGGCGAGGAGCGCTCGGGCGGCGGTGAGTAGCCACAAGGGTTTGGCGAGGAAGGTGTTGCCGGACGTGTTGGGGATACTGAACTCCCGTTTGTGGAGCCTTTGGAGTCCGAATATGTAG